The DNA region TGTGAAGCAGTGCCGCCGCTGTATGCAGATAAATAAACTCTACCAGACAGCTTGTGACTATCAGCACATCGGCATATATCTTCATCCTTCCACCGCCCTTTGTTTGTATGTATATATCATACTCCTGCTGATGAAAGAAAACTGTCGGATATTATCATTGTCAAAAGTCGAAAAAGTACAAAAAAAACTCCCTGCCGCGGTATGCCCGCAGCAGGGAAGTTTCAATTTTATCACTATAAAGTTTTTTCAAGAAAATCGGAGAACATCGAAGCAAGTTTATCGGGAATGAAAGCATACATCATGTGACCTTCGTCAAACAGATGAACCTCGCCGTTACACTTAGCAGCATAATCTTTTGCAGCCTGCTGCCATGTCAGTGACTTAACAGGGGAGCGCATATTGCTTACCGCAAAGAAGGCAGGGCATTTCAGATAGCCTGTACTTTCGGCTTTAGCAGCATTTTCTTCCGCTAGTATAGATTCTTCAAAGACAGCTTCACTGGCGATGTTTCGATAATATACCTCTTCGTAGGTCTTTTTCTCTTCATCGGTAAGTTCGTTTCCGTTAAGAAGATTAGATGCATTTACTGTCCTGTTCCTCAGCAGTTTATCAAGCAAGCCGCGCTTGGCTATTTTCTTCATAAGTGCTCTTGATTTTTCAACCATTGCCTTTTTCTTCTCGTGAGGTATCTGTGCCGCCTGAGCTTTCATCATGTTAGGGAAGCCCATATCCAGTCCAAGCACAGCTTTAACTTCATTGGGATAGGTGTTCGCCCACCATATAGCTTCAAAGCCCGAATAGGAATGGGGTACCAGCACATAGGGAGGCAGTATATCCAGCGCTTTCAAAGCGGCACGACTTTCCTCGACAAGATTTTCAGCCGTTCTCTCGGTAGTAGCATCGCCGCTGAGACCGTAGCCCGCTTTTTCGATAACAGCTATCTTGTAATTGTAGGAAAGCCTACGATATAAAGGTTTATATTCCAGGCCTGGACAACCCACACCCGAACCAGCCATGAACACAAGGGTAACATCTCCACTGCCCTCAGTATAGATGTTTATTTCAGTATCTCCGACCTTTGCCTTTGTCCCGTAATTTTGCATAGCTTATTTGTCCTCAAAGAATACCTTGAATGCCTTGTAAGCCATGTAGTTATCCAGTTTTGAGGTTATCTCAAACGGTGCGTGCATCGAAAGTACAGGAACACCAACATCGATAACGTCAAGGTCGAGGTTTGCGATATACTGTGCAACAGTTCCGCCGCCGCCTGCATCGACTTTACCAAGCTCGCCTGTCTGCCAGATTATGCCGTTCTTATCGAAGAGTCTTCTGATCCTGCCGACAAATTCAGCAGAAGCATCAGATGTGCCGGACTTGCCTCTTGCACCTGTGAACTTAGTTGCTACTACGCCGTAGTTCAGCTGAGAGCAGTTGCGTATCTCGAAAGGCTCGATGAATGTGGGGTCAACAGCAGCATTAACGTCAGCGGAAAGGCACTCGGATTTGCTCATTACATTTCTGCCGTTTGCACCGTATACTTCAGCAAGATCGCTGATAAAATAGGGCAGATATGAGCTGTTCAGACCTGTATTGCCGTCGCTGCCTGTTTCTTCCTTGTCGGTGAGAACTGTCATGCAGGTGTATTCGGGCTTTTTGAGCTCCAGAACAGCCTGAAGAGAAGAATAAGCGCAAACTCTGTCGTCCTGACCGTATGAGCCCACAAGACTTCTGTCAAATCCAACGTCAACAGCCTTGAAAGCGGGTACAGCTTCAAGTTCAGCGGAGATAAAGTCGTTTTCAACTATACCGTACTTTTCGTTCAGTATTGCCATTATATTCAGCTTTACCTTGTTGGATATTTTGTCGTCCTTAAAGGGTCTTGAACCTACGATGATATTCAGTTCTTCGCCTGTGATTAGCTTAGGTGCAGGTCTCTTGTACTGTGATTCAGCCAGATGTGGAAGTATATCGCTTATGCAGAACACAGGGTCGCCCTCGTCCTCGCCAATGCGTACTTTTACGGTAGTGCCGTCAGCCTTGATTATTACACCATGGAGAGACAGAGGAACTGTCGGCCACTGATACTTCTTGATACCGCCGTAGTAGTGTGTCTTGAAGTATGCGATCTCCTTGTCCTCATAGAGGGGATTCTGCTTCAGATCAAGTCTGGGGGAATCTATATGAGCAGCTGCCAGTCTTATACCTTCGGAAATATCCTTTTTGCCCATAACGGTGAGTATAACAGCCTTGCCCCTGTTAACAAAGTAGAACTTATCACCGGATTTGTACTTCTTGCCGCGCTCATAAGCCTTGAAGCCTGCATTCTCAGCCTGCTTAACTATCTCCTCGGTTGCCTCGCGTTCGGTCTTTGCAGTGTTGAGGAACTTTTTGTAGCCCTCGTTGTAGCTGTTGATTGCTTCGACCTCTTTGTCTTCAGTTCTAAGAAATCCGTTTTTGGGCTTTGAGAGGATCTTTTCTGCAAGGTCCTCTGCTGCCGACTTTTTCTTTTCTGCCATTTGAATAACCTCCTTGGTATTAATATATATATTCTGTATCGTTGTAGTCTTCGTAAGTTTCGTCGTAATAGTCATCGTATGCTTCCGACTCTTGCTCTTCTGCGGATTCTGTTTCCTCAGCCGATGACGGTTCTTCAAATATGCTGTCCAATCCGCGTTCGGAGAGTATCTTCTTGTAAGCCGAATAAGCCTCATTTATCTTATTCACGTAATGTGAAGTCTGGTCGTTTTCTTTTGGGATATCTTTAACATCAAATTTCTCTGCGCTGATAGTACCGTCCTCAAGCCAGCTGTCCACCTGACCCATACCGCAGTGATAAGCCGCCGCTGTAAGGTCTATGGAACCATCATATCTGTCCATAAGAAAGCTGAGATAATATGCTCCGTATTTTATATTTGTTTCGGGGTCATACATATCCTCAAAGCTTTCGCTGTCATCGTCCAGCCTGAACTTGACCCAGTCGTAGGCATCTTCCATCAGCTGCATAAGGCCTCTTGCACCCACGTCGGAAGTCGCGTCAGGCTTGAAACTGCTCTCAACCTTTATCACCGAGAACACAAGAACAGGGTCAACATGATATTCTTTACAGTATTTGATGACGTATTCTTCATAATCTGTCGGGTACGTAAATCCATGAGGAACATATTTCTCCGCTTTTTGATTGATATCTTCAAGTCCTTGGTTGACACCCCTTTTCAGCAGGAATATTGTCAGAAGAAGTATACCTAAAGCAAATGCTATGCCTAATACAACTGCTATCCAGTCGCGTGCGGAGTTTTTCTTTTTTCTGTTTCTTTTTGTAGCCGAAGCTCTTCTAGTTGTTTTTGCTGCCAATTTTACCTTCCTTTATTTTGTCTATTATTTCCTTTGTCTGTTCTACAGCATCTTCGGTTTCACCGTTGTTTTTTATCACGAAGTCGCTATTCTCTTCAAAAAATCTCTGACTGTGCTGTGAAGCAAATCTGTTTCTGACACTTGCTTCATCCAGACCATCGCGGACAGTGATCCGCCTGAGCCGTATTTCCTCATCGGCTGTCACCGATACTATCACATTGCATTTTTTGTCGGCACCTGCTTCATATAATGTGGGTGCATCAAGAACAACATATTCATAGTCTATGCTGTACTGCGCTATCTTTTTATCAAGAAGTTTGTCGATGTACCTGAATATCACAGTGTTGAGGATATCCAGCTTTTCTCTGTCCGAGAAAACTATCCGACCCAGCGCACGCCTGTCAAGAACAAGATCATCGTCAAAACACTCGGGGAAGATCTTCGCAAGCTCACGGTTGCACTCGCTGCCTGCTTCGGTGACTTCTCTTGCTGCTATATCACAGTTTATTACTCCGAAGCCGTTTTCCTTGAACACTTTCGACACCAGAGTTTTGCCTGCGCCGCTCTGTCCCGTTAGACCTATAACCACACTCATAGGTGTATCACCCTGAAAGCAGCCGCTCTTAAAAGCCTGTTGTAAACTGCCAGACCCACACCGGTTTTACGAGGGCACCTTGCCCATACCTTTTTTGCTCCCATATCGTCAAAACCACGCAGGGCATCAAAAAGGTGCTGTGCCTGTTCTTCATCTGTGGAGCCGAGGATAGTTTTTCTCTGGGAAAGTTCCCGTGCGTCTTCTTCGGTGAATACCATCAGCACATCGTCAGCACTTGCATTTTCTCTGCAAAAGGTATTGAACTGTTCACTGCTGCCATCGATGATAGTTACCTCGGCTTTTGGTGCGTAGTGCTTGTACTTCATTCCCGGGCTGCGGACTTTTGCACCCTCTCCAAGCATTTCAAGTACGCCCTTATCGACTAGAACATTCTCGGTGACTTCTTTCAAGTCCTCCACCGAGATGAAACCGGGACGCAGAAGCCTGATACCGTCGTTCTCAAAGCTGATTACCGTGCTTTCAACGCCCACACCACACGCACCACCGTCAACTATGGCGGGTATACGTCCGTTCATATCTTTGAAAACGTGTTGTGCCGTAGTAGGGGAGGGACTGCCCGAAAGATTTGCCGACGGTGCCGCTATAGGACATCCGCTTGCCTTGATTATAGCGCGTGCCGTAGTATTTGATGGCATTCTTATCCCTACCGTGTCAAGCCCGCCGCTTGTCACTAACGGTATCCTGTCGGATTTCGGCATTATCATCGTCAGCGGTCCTGCCCAGAACTTTTTCGCACATTTTTCGGCAAGCGCGGGTATCTCAGTTACAAGAGGCTCGATCTCATCAAATGAACTAATATGTACTATCAAAGGGTTGTCGGCTGGTCTGCCCTTTGCCGCGAATATCTTGCGGACTGCATCTTCGTCAAAAGCGTTTGCACCCAGCCCGTAGACTGTTTCCGTGGGTATACCCACAACTTCGCCTGCTCTGATAAGTTCTGCGGCGGTGTTTATTGAGTTTTCGTCTGTACCCAGAAGCTTAGTTTCAAACATTTAAGATCTTCTTTCCAAAGTATTTTTTATCGTTCAAAGGGTTTTCCGAATGACCCTATCTCTATCAGATTTCCTTCGGGGTCTGCAATATAGCAGGTGCGCTGTCCCCAGGGTTCTGTGGTAGGTTCAAGAACAGGTCTGGCACCTAGTTTTACCGTTCTATCAAATTCGGTATCGACTTCTTCAAAAGTATCAACATACAGCGCTATCTCCGAATGTCCGTTAATCCCTTTGGCAAAGCTGTACTGCCTGTTGGTCATTCGTTCAAAATCCTTACGTCCGTAAAGCAGGAATAACGTGCCGTCTTTGAGAAGATATACATTTTCCGTGTTCTCCGATTCCTTTATCTCAAACCCGAGAACGTCACGATAGAACCTTATCATCGCAGACATATCTTTGACGAACAGACCGAAACCGTCAAGGTGCATCATAGATATTATTCCTCTTCCTGTGCCGCCAGCTTTGCTGCCTGATCTGCAGTCGCAAGTGCATCTATGACTTCATCGAGATTTCCGTTTAGTATTTGCTCCAGCTTGTATAGCGTCAGCTTTATGCGGTGATCTGATATACGGCTTTCGGGGAAGTTGTAGGTTCTGATCTTCTCCGATCTATCGCCCGTACCGACTTGAGAACGCCTGTTTGAAGCGATCTCGTCTTCCTGCGCCCTGACTTTTTCGTCATACAGTTTTGAACGCAGCATTTTCAGAGCCTTCTCCCTGTTCTGGAACTGTGATCTCTCGTTCTGACATTCCACAACTGTTCCCGTGGGGATGTGGATAAGTCTTACAGCTGATGAAGTTTTATTGATGTGCTGTCCGCCTGCGCCGGAGGAACGGAATACTTCCATTCTGATGTCCCTCTCCTCGTTCAGCTCCAGCTCAACTTCCTCAGCTTCGGGGAGTACAGCAACAGTAACAGTAGATGTGTGTACTCGACCCTGAGATTCGGTCTCTGGCACACGCTGTACGCGGTGTACGCCGCTTTCGTATTTAAGTCTTGAATAAGCGCCCTGTCCCGATACTGTAAAGGTTATTTCCTTGTAACCTCCAAGTTCTGTTTCGTTGGCGCTCATTACCTCTATCTGCCAGCCTTTCTGTGCTGCATACATAGAGTACATACGGTACAGGGAATTTGCAAACAGAGCAGCTTCTTCGCCGCCTGCACCGCCTCTTATCTCTATGATAACGTTTCTGTCATCGTTGGGATCCTTGGGCAGAAGAAGTATTTTAAGCTCATCTTCTAGTCTTGCCATAGCAGCCTTTGATTCGGCATACTGCTCCTGAACCATGTCTTTCATATCAGCGTCAAGGCTGCTGTCAGCGGACATTTCCACTGCTTCATCGAATTCAGCCTTTGCTTTATCATACTCGCGAAGTGTTTCAACAACAGGTTCGAGATTTCTGTACTCGATCATAAGTTCGGTGTACAGCTTTGAATCGTTGACTACTTCGGGCTGCATTAGTCTTTCGTTTATCTCGTTGAATTTATCTTCAAGTGCTCTTAATTTATCAAACATAGCTATTGCTCCTTATTTCCTTACTCAAAATGTTGTATGTGATCATCGCACAGCATAGCTAAGTTTCTGCCTCGCGGATAACGGACTTTACATTCTTTTCAGCTTTACTGCGTGGTATCATAAATTCCCGTCCGCAGCCGACACAGCGAAGCTTGAAATCCATACCCGAGCGCAGCACCATCATCTCATTGCTGCCGCAGGGGTGTTTTTTCTTCATAACAAGCCTGTCGCCCTTGATGATATCCATCGCTCCACCGTCCTTTCATGTTAATTTATCATTCAGCATACTATATTATTATATCACCGTTTGAGTATCTTTGCAAGTATATCCCGCAAAATTAAGATTTTTGTAACCTAAATACAAGTTTATAACAAAAAGACTGCCGCAGGTGCAGCAGTCTTTATTACTTAATAAAAGTTTTGTGGACTTTTTGGTTTTTCAACAAGATAAGATACCAGAGTGGAGATCAGAGCCAATATCACCATCAGTATACATAGGACATATCCGAATTTTGTATTAACTTTCAGATAATTTCCAAGACCTTCCAGATCGGTCTTGCCATCGGAAATGTATCTGCTGGTAAAGTTTGCTCTGAATATGATAAGACATATTAAGCTGACCAGCGAACAGCCTGCGGATATCAGTGTGAACAGCTTGTCTCTTTTCAGGAACAGTATCACGCTGCCTGCGATACAGCAAATTGCAGTTATTATCAGCCAGGGATTTGTGCCTTCTTTCGAACCGTAATTTTCACCGGAATCAGCTGTGCTCGATTTTTCTCTCTGATCAAATCCCGAACCTGTTTTTATGTTCTTTTCGCTTATTGTAGACGGGAATATGAGATTGTAACCATTGTATACGATCTCAAAGCTGTAATCACCTTTTTCACCTGCCATACTTGCAGCGGTAGAAGCATCACATGATACTGACATGAATGGGAACAGGAAACATACCAGCGCAGCCAGAAAAGCTATCTTTGCGATTAGTCTGGTCGGGACTCTTTCAACTTTCTGAGTGATAGCAGCTGCTCCGCCTGAAATAGGAGCTGCCACTGCAGGCTGACCGTATATGGGCTGCTGGCCATACATTTGCTGCTGTGCAGCTTGTGCGCTAGTTGGTTTACCGCACTCGGGACAGAATACCGATCCGTCGGGAATATTTTTACCGCAATTTGTACAAAACATATTCTTACCTCCAAATAAGTTTATTGTGTTGATTATATCATAAAATACAATAAATGTCAATAACACATTTTCGAGGACGAAAAATGTATAATTTGCTAAAAAATACATGAAATTAAAAAACATGGATAAATACTGATGTATATGAGCTTTTCATATAAAAATTATACATATATTTTCAGATATCTTTTTTTGTAAGCTCATTAAATTATCCTTTTTCTATTGACTTGCTCTGAAAAAAATGTTATTATATAAAAGTACATTTATTTTTACAGAAAAGGACGATGAAATATGAAGAAACCGTTTATCACAAAAGAAAAGGCAGAGGAGATAATCAAAGCATATCCTACTCCTTTCCATATTTATGACGAAAAGGGCATACGCGAAAATGCCCGTAATCTCTATAAAGCATTCAGCTGGAACAAGGGTTATAAGGAGTTCTTTGCTGTTAAGGCTACTCCCAATCCCTATATCCTCCAGATACTGAAAGAAGAGGGCTGCGGTGTTGACTGTTCTTCCATGACAGAGCTTATGCTCAGCGAGTGCTGTGGATTCAAGGGTGAGGATATAATGTTCTCGTCAAACGTTACCCCCGCTGAAGAGTATGTAAAGGCAAAGGAGATGGGCGCTTTCATCAATCTTGATGATTTCACTCACATCGATTTCCTTGACAAGCTCTGCGGTATCCCCGAGACCATCTGCTGCCGTTACAACCCCGGCGGAACTTTCTCCATATCCACAAAGATAATGGATAACCCCGGCGATGCTAAGTACGGCTTCACCCACGAGCAGATAATCGAAGGCTTCAAGATCCTTAAAGAAAAAGGTGCAAAGTACTTCGGCATCCACGCTTTCTTGGCATCAAACACTGTTACCAACGAGTATTATCCCAAGCTTGCGCGTATCTTGTTCGAGCTGGCAGTTGAGATCAAGGAAAAAGTCGGCATCGAGTTCAAGTTCATAAACCTTTCGGGCGGTGTTGGTATTGCTTATGAGCCCGACAAGCCTCAGAACGATATATTTGCTATCGGCGAGGGCGTTCACAAGGCATTTGATGAGATACTCGTTCCCGCAGGTATGGGCGATGTTGCTATATTCACCGAGCTTGGCAGATATATGCTTGCTCCCTATGGTCATCTGGTTACAACTGTTAAACACTTTAAGCACACCTACAAGGAGTATGCAGGTGTTGACGCTTGTGCCTGCAACCTTATGCGTCCTGCTATGTATGGTGCATACCACCATATCACAGTTCTCGGCAAAGAGGACAAGCCCTGCGACCACAAGTACGATGTAACAGGCAGCCTTTGCGAAAACAACGACAAGTTCGCCATCGACAGAATGCTCCCTGAGCTTGAGATAGGCGATATCCTCGTTATTCATGATGCGGGCGCACATGGCTTCTCCATGGGCTATAACTACAACGGCAGACTTCGTTCAGCTGAGCTCCTTCTGAAGGAGGACGGCGATGTTCAGCTGATAAGACGTGCAGAGACTCCTGCAGATTATTTCAGCACTTTTGATTTCACAGGTATAGTTGACAAGTATCTGAATAAGTAATACTTGACGGGAGGTTTATCGTGGTCGAGATTGAGAACGGAATACTGATAAACTTCGAGGATAAAGAGTGTGAGTTTTACGAAGTTCCCGAAGGTGTTACAGAGATAGATGAAGCTGCATTCTGCGGTGCTCATAACTTAAAGCGGGTAAAGTTGCCGAATACCCTTAAAAAGATAGGCGACAGTGCGTTTATGTGGTCCGGGCTTACCGAGATGTATATCCCTGCAAATGTCGAGGAGATATGCGATAGTGCTTTTCAGGGCTGTAAGTGTCTTGAAAAGGTGACGATCGAAAATGGTCTCGTTACTATTGATCAAAATGCGTTTTTTGAATGTATCAAGCTGAAAGAGATCCTGCTTCCTGTCAGCCTTAAAACCATAGGCAACGCCGCTTTCAGAAATTGCGAGAGACTTGAACGTGCAGTCATAAGCGAGGGCACGGAAACTCTCGGTAATGGTGCATTTCTAAACTGCCCTAATCTGAAAACATTGTCGCTTCCCTCAACACTCAGTGAGATAGAACCTGCTGCGCTTGCCGGGTGCAGTTTGCTGGATGATTTGATTTTGAGTAATGAAAATCCATATTTCACTATTTCAGATGGTATGCTTTTTGATAAGGACCTGACCAAACTGGTATACTGTTCTGCCTGCAAGGACAGCGGTGTTATCCCGGAAGGCGTTGAAGAGATATGCGACTATGCTTTTGCTGGCTGCACAAAGCTGAAAAACATCACTCTCCCGAAAAGTCTGAAAAAGATAAGCAGTTACTCCTTTAGAAACACCAATCTTCTTACGGACGTTTATCTACCCGACGGCGTTGAGGTCGATGGTGATCCAGAGTTTGCTGATGATACCTGCATACACCTTAACGGCAGCCGCGGCGAGATGACATTCTACCCGCGCGAAACACCATATAACGAGTGTTTTATGCTTGTGTTTGATCGTGATTTCAGCATCATGTTTGACCATAAGCCAAAGTACGCGCTGATATTCCGTATGTACTTTGCGGGCATCGAGGGTGCAGCAGAGTATGTCAAGAAGAATTTTGCAAAGATGATAGGCATGGCTATCGAAAATTCTGATGTTGATACTGTCAGAAAAGTTCTCGAACTCAGAGAGATGGTCACAAAGCGAAATGTAAAGCGTCTTATTGAAAAAGCGGAATACTGTGAGCCGATACATGATCTGCTCACCGAATATGCCAAGACCCTATAAAAACGATAAAAACTCCCGAAACTGCTGTGTTTCGGGATTTTATTCTATTTATCCGAAATGCTCCAATCAATAGGTTCCTGGCCGGTTTGTGCCAGAAATTCATTTGCGATGGAAAAATGTCTGCATCCGAAAAATCCGTTGTACGCCGAAAGGGGAGAAGGGTGGGCTGCTGTCAGAACAAGGTGTCTGCTGTTTGTTATC from Ruminococcus albus AD2013 includes:
- a CDS encoding alpha/beta fold hydrolase, producing the protein MQNYGTKAKVGDTEINIYTEGSGDVTLVFMAGSGVGCPGLEYKPLYRRLSYNYKIAVIEKAGYGLSGDATTERTAENLVEESRAALKALDILPPYVLVPHSYSGFEAIWWANTYPNEVKAVLGLDMGFPNMMKAQAAQIPHEKKKAMVEKSRALMKKIAKRGLLDKLLRNRTVNASNLLNGNELTDEEKKTYEEVYYRNIASEAVFEESILAEENAAKAESTGYLKCPAFFAVSNMRSPVKSLTWQQAAKDYAAKCNGEVHLFDEGHMMYAFIPDKLASMFSDFLEKTL
- a CDS encoding aminopeptidase, with product MAEKKKSAAEDLAEKILSKPKNGFLRTEDKEVEAINSYNEGYKKFLNTAKTEREATEEIVKQAENAGFKAYERGKKYKSGDKFYFVNRGKAVILTVMGKKDISEGIRLAAAHIDSPRLDLKQNPLYEDKEIAYFKTHYYGGIKKYQWPTVPLSLHGVIIKADGTTVKVRIGEDEGDPVFCISDILPHLAESQYKRPAPKLITGEELNIIVGSRPFKDDKISNKVKLNIMAILNEKYGIVENDFISAELEAVPAFKAVDVGFDRSLVGSYGQDDRVCAYSSLQAVLELKKPEYTCMTVLTDKEETGSDGNTGLNSSYLPYFISDLAEVYGANGRNVMSKSECLSADVNAAVDPTFIEPFEIRNCSQLNYGVVATKFTGARGKSGTSDASAEFVGRIRRLFDKNGIIWQTGELGKVDAGGGGTVAQYIANLDLDVIDVGVPVLSMHAPFEITSKLDNYMAYKAFKVFFEDK
- a CDS encoding lytic transglycosylase domain-containing protein; its protein translation is MAAKTTRRASATKRNRKKKNSARDWIAVVLGIAFALGILLLTIFLLKRGVNQGLEDINQKAEKYVPHGFTYPTDYEEYVIKYCKEYHVDPVLVFSVIKVESSFKPDATSDVGARGLMQLMEDAYDWVKFRLDDDSESFEDMYDPETNIKYGAYYLSFLMDRYDGSIDLTAAAYHCGMGQVDSWLEDGTISAEKFDVKDIPKENDQTSHYVNKINEAYSAYKKILSERGLDSIFEEPSSAEETESAEEQESEAYDDYYDETYEDYNDTEYIY
- the coaE gene encoding dephospho-CoA kinase (Dephospho-CoA kinase (CoaE) performs the final step in coenzyme A biosynthesis.), with product MSVVIGLTGQSGAGKTLVSKVFKENGFGVINCDIAAREVTEAGSECNRELAKIFPECFDDDLVLDRRALGRIVFSDREKLDILNTVIFRYIDKLLDKKIAQYSIDYEYVVLDAPTLYEAGADKKCNVIVSVTADEEIRLRRITVRDGLDEASVRNRFASQHSQRFFEENSDFVIKNNGETEDAVEQTKEIIDKIKEGKIGSKNN
- a CDS encoding L-threonylcarbamoyladenylate synthase, encoding MFETKLLGTDENSINTAAELIRAGEVVGIPTETVYGLGANAFDEDAVRKIFAAKGRPADNPLIVHISSFDEIEPLVTEIPALAEKCAKKFWAGPLTMIMPKSDRIPLVTSGGLDTVGIRMPSNTTARAIIKASGCPIAAPSANLSGSPSPTTAQHVFKDMNGRIPAIVDGGACGVGVESTVISFENDGIRLLRPGFISVEDLKEVTENVLVDKGVLEMLGEGAKVRSPGMKYKHYAPKAEVTIIDGSSEQFNTFCRENASADDVLMVFTEEDARELSQRKTILGSTDEEQAQHLFDALRGFDDMGAKKVWARCPRKTGVGLAVYNRLLRAAAFRVIHL
- a CDS encoding VOC family protein, whose protein sequence is MHLDGFGLFVKDMSAMIRFYRDVLGFEIKESENTENVYLLKDGTLFLLYGRKDFERMTNRQYSFAKGINGHSEIALYVDTFEEVDTEFDRTVKLGARPVLEPTTEPWGQRTCYIADPEGNLIEIGSFGKPFER
- the prfA gene encoding peptide chain release factor 1, which translates into the protein MFDKLRALEDKFNEINERLMQPEVVNDSKLYTELMIEYRNLEPVVETLREYDKAKAEFDEAVEMSADSSLDADMKDMVQEQYAESKAAMARLEDELKILLLPKDPNDDRNVIIEIRGGAGGEEAALFANSLYRMYSMYAAQKGWQIEVMSANETELGGYKEITFTVSGQGAYSRLKYESGVHRVQRVPETESQGRVHTSTVTVAVLPEAEEVELELNEERDIRMEVFRSSGAGGQHINKTSSAVRLIHIPTGTVVECQNERSQFQNREKALKMLRSKLYDEKVRAQEDEIASNRRSQVGTGDRSEKIRTYNFPESRISDHRIKLTLYKLEQILNGNLDEVIDALATADQAAKLAAQEEE
- a CDS encoding DUF951 domain-containing protein translates to MDIIKGDRLVMKKKHPCGSNEMMVLRSGMDFKLRCVGCGREFMIPRSKAEKNVKSVIREAET
- a CDS encoding zinc ribbon domain-containing protein encodes the protein MFCTNCGKNIPDGSVFCPECGKPTSAQAAQQQMYGQQPIYGQPAVAAPISGGAAAITQKVERVPTRLIAKIAFLAALVCFLFPFMSVSCDASTAASMAGEKGDYSFEIVYNGYNLIFPSTISEKNIKTGSGFDQREKSSTADSGENYGSKEGTNPWLIITAICCIAGSVILFLKRDKLFTLISAGCSLVSLICLIIFRANFTSRYISDGKTDLEGLGNYLKVNTKFGYVLCILMVILALISTLVSYLVEKPKSPQNFY
- a CDS encoding diaminopimelate decarboxylase — its product is MKKPFITKEKAEEIIKAYPTPFHIYDEKGIRENARNLYKAFSWNKGYKEFFAVKATPNPYILQILKEEGCGVDCSSMTELMLSECCGFKGEDIMFSSNVTPAEEYVKAKEMGAFINLDDFTHIDFLDKLCGIPETICCRYNPGGTFSISTKIMDNPGDAKYGFTHEQIIEGFKILKEKGAKYFGIHAFLASNTVTNEYYPKLARILFELAVEIKEKVGIEFKFINLSGGVGIAYEPDKPQNDIFAIGEGVHKAFDEILVPAGMGDVAIFTELGRYMLAPYGHLVTTVKHFKHTYKEYAGVDACACNLMRPAMYGAYHHITVLGKEDKPCDHKYDVTGSLCENNDKFAIDRMLPELEIGDILVIHDAGAHGFSMGYNYNGRLRSAELLLKEDGDVQLIRRAETPADYFSTFDFTGIVDKYLNK
- a CDS encoding leucine-rich repeat domain-containing protein; this translates as MVEIENGILINFEDKECEFYEVPEGVTEIDEAAFCGAHNLKRVKLPNTLKKIGDSAFMWSGLTEMYIPANVEEICDSAFQGCKCLEKVTIENGLVTIDQNAFFECIKLKEILLPVSLKTIGNAAFRNCERLERAVISEGTETLGNGAFLNCPNLKTLSLPSTLSEIEPAALAGCSLLDDLILSNENPYFTISDGMLFDKDLTKLVYCSACKDSGVIPEGVEEICDYAFAGCTKLKNITLPKSLKKISSYSFRNTNLLTDVYLPDGVEVDGDPEFADDTCIHLNGSRGEMTFYPRETPYNECFMLVFDRDFSIMFDHKPKYALIFRMYFAGIEGAAEYVKKNFAKMIGMAIENSDVDTVRKVLELREMVTKRNVKRLIEKAEYCEPIHDLLTEYAKTL